The Drosophila nasuta strain 15112-1781.00 chromosome 2L, ASM2355853v1, whole genome shotgun sequence genome window below encodes:
- the LOC132783436 gene encoding uncharacterized protein LOC132783436 isoform X8 codes for MEHLDLAGYLNTPVNWNLGAFEHQDVMDLSNSRQMLEPIMEETSEDEEHAQNSWNGYEHRGSCGGFWSSAESETGSVIRVEINKDIDAMSERDFACPPKRARRSQDEQMMQLQQLQQSQQQQPHSLEDVVQLRRPPPPRYDADSHNSLERFLALEACARDSYGSQGQRNSTGSRRGGCSFDDFYSDNDSYHSLSRSSSLVQFESLERQMTLQEQHQSMSSLGNSSPSLLSCETMASSSGNSGSGSVAGSVGGSHSNPDSRRGSATSLLKRYESSDGRLHQTYYELHKLDFEEQQRELFGACKSLHHQAELKSDSESSSTSSSDSSGHSMLSACPGKQDAGGARRLPLNSAENLSEDSGYGEPGSTLRRAKSKSIPKNFDKLCEEEEMEELLLLEHEVEVETAKAKAAATALALATHSKNSNDLCQTKIEQTNETTTTPRSSSSSTSSSPCSPTSSINSGERGARSPSPSPSASPSRSPSLSPTPSGSSTTASSMPSTSLASPASSSSSSSPSSSSSAASFTWLRNSLPDIREPRGSSPKSIADNNSYVLANNSNNNNSRSSSSRSSSSAECSPVLATRASTTSSVPNELQQLGRRRRANRPRANRPSSSDGHSSSEDLDQFDCHSLPRIRRSCSWNDRGGGASAGAGYLNASYQNLTLLDYTDQRENCKRSSFTDMDKRGGKDYEHLICKGNFLLDELSQIYDKNVSILNDKAVDVEEKQPVPHKSVQDLVDEAPPQVQHVQLTIRKPPARQRRSGQADKEPVVLSQEVTPVLSFSSFGKTFDQDPTNLRTSYAQSLEQCNIDVPPTQPSSNSCHNKAAQPVRMLPKRRFQSTTAKQRSLVSSTPNLSAFDGGGQETEDDIYVSSAHNSMHQLPQTAAQPKPLGILLPAGSRNSFSKEVSFCPVVSKYSWQEQSSEEPPEEQSSDQEEEDDDGQEEEEDNDATVIYNTKENENIAARYNAEQQQQQLRALQQQHLQLTATQQQQQLTASQQQLRETQQREQREQRAPERECAIDEKSAESDDNNENIASADTNQQQTTQQQQQQPQTKTSQTSQPATTTAVSVPSVTAAVSLETRVVASSSSALVAPVPATVPHPVTVQVPVANNLPTRPLSLHLPILSEPPTNRAHHILYASQQLLQRYDNDIDIDDVDHHRHFDRSNMSKSSQSVSLTPSGNNNESPLKQRANKTDEKHPSSKSFLSRFAHGLRFSLRRKKKQQQQQQQQQQQQQPATTTKAAKQSAKQTQQSNGKSQDIVHIPLKPPRSNSGALDDSNISEASTASMHSRQTTTTAELEQLPKTSTLQKLVTGKPPLPKQPPRLTHAPTSAAHQQQPAAVAVSSAAHASNALLDAEREQYAAFAKQLTSGHQQTNTTAMRETETVAGVTGTESPSRASVAQKTQMFNQLGAGASSRPLTMVTAVPVAVSPMLDNKMGLIETNLDTHETVISGKTRSLMDITCNPVHQQHKRYLVKRLNVTSAAYDVEHEDDDDDDDVDGQGGQHIKTSNQASGVQIASVRRPHKSMEFLLDKENQKNVLPPENELQKSHDHNPAALSEHQLRVQASLQRLNIPDWFRQYNQNAARSPDGACAAAGGTSATSGGYKPGNFTRKRTQDSGRWQGLNSKTTSLSSLGSQRSDRSPLLLSPSAHSHHGGQSSSVVGSAVGGHHHHSHHAQGVGATRWSTSHLNSTQTSPSVSQRGSFARGAPINSSFMSVASGSSAGAGSVLRNSYRQPYLGWRSTEKLSQRTPHERLANSLLAQRTSPTSATAATTANGVRSLQPVTPEIQSSIKEVTSAIVHYVNDQTLLQQQQQRSRSASPNSSYL; via the exons ATGGAACACTTGGATCTGGCTGGTTATCTGAACACACCAGTTAACTGGAATCTGGGTGCATTTGAGCACCAAG ATGTGATGGACTTGTCGAACTCACGGCAAATGCTGGAGCCCATCATGGAGGAGACGTCCGAGGACGAGGAGCATGCGCAGAACAGTTGGAACGGTTACGAGCATCGTGGCAGCTGCGGCGGCTTCTGGAGCTCCGCAGAGTCTGAAACGGGTTCGGTCATCAGAGTCGAAATTAACAAGG ATATCGACGCCATGTCCGAACGTGACTTTGCTTGCCCGCCAAAGCGAGCGCGTCGCTCGCAGGATGAACAAAtgatgcaactgcaacaactgcagcagtcacaacaacaacaaccacacagCTTGGAGGATGTGGTGCAGCTGCGACGTCCACCTCCGCCACGCTACGATGCGGACTCACACAACAGTCTGGAGCGCTTCCTCGCACTCGAAGCCTGTGCCCGCGACAGTTATGGCAGTCAGGGACAAAGGAACAGCACAGGAAGCAGGCGAGGTGGCTGCTCGTTTGATGACTTCTACTCGGACAACGATTCGTATCATTCGCTGTCGCGCAGCTCGTCGCTGGTGCAGTTCGAGTCCCTGGAGCGACAGATGACGTTGCAGGAACAGCACCAGAGCATGAGCAGCTTAGGGAACAGTTCTCCCTCGTTGCTCAGCTGCGAGACGATGGCCAGCAGTAGCGGAAACAGCGGCAGTGGCAGCGTTGCAGGCAGCGTTGGAGGCAGCCACAGCAATCCAGACAGTCGACGTGGTTCGGCGACATCGCTGCTGAAGCGCTACGAGTCCAGCGATGGTCGACTGCATCAGACGTATTATGAGCTGCATAAATTGGACTTTGAGGAGCAGCAGCGAGAGTTGTTTGGCGCCTGCAAGAGTCTGCATCATCAGGCCGAGCTGAAGTCGGACTCGGAGTCGAGCAGCACCTcgagcagcgacagcagcggACACTCGATGCTTAGCGCTTGTCCGGGCAAACAGGATGCAGGCGGAGCTAGGAGATTGCCGCTGAATTCGGCGGAGAATTTGTCAGAGGATTCGGGCTATGGGGAGCCGGGCAGCACATTGCGACGCGCCAAATCGAAAAGCATACCAAAGAATTTCGACAAGCTGTGCGAAGAGGAGGAGAtggaggagctgctgctgctggagcacgaagtggaagtggaaacagccaaagcaaaggcGGCGGCAACAGCGTTAGCGTTAGCAACGCATTCCAAAAACTCCAATGATTTGTGTCAGACAAAAATAGAGCAGACAAatgagacgacgacgacgccgcgctcatcgtcgtcgtcgacatcGTCTTCGCCATGCTCTCCAACATCATCTATAAATAGCGGCGAGAGAGGCGCACGCTCGCCATCTCCATCACCATCGGCATCGCCATCGCGTTCGCCTTCGCTATCCCCAACGCCCAGCGGCTCATCAACAACAGCCTCTTCTAtgccgtcgacgtcgttggCATCGCCTgcgtcttcgtcgtcgtcgtcgtcgccatcgtcatcgtcgtctgCCGCCTCGTTCACTTGGCTGCGCAACAGTTTGCCCGACATACGCGAGCCGCGAGGTTCGTCTCCCAAATCAATAGcggacaacaacagctacgtgctggccaacaacagcaacaacaacaacagcagaagcagcagcagccgcagcagctcCTCTGCCGAGTGCTCACCAGTGCTGGCCACAAGAGCCTCGACGACGAGCAGCGTGCCCAacgagctgcagcagctgggACGTCGCAGACGCGCCAATCGTCCACGCGCCAATCGACCGAGCAGCAGCGACGGACACAGTTCTAGCGAGGATCTAGATCAGTTTGATTGCCACAGTTTGCCGCGCATTCgacgcagctgcagctggaacGATCGCGGCGGCGGAGCTTCAGCTGGCGCAGGGTATTTGAATGCCAGCTATCAGAATTTGACACTCTTGGATTACACGGATCAGCGGGAGAATTGCAAACGCAGCTCCTTCACAGACATGGATAAGCGGGGTGGCAAGGATTACGAGCATCTCATTTGCAAGGGTAACTTTCTGCTCGACGAACTGAGTCAGATCTACGACAAGAACGTCTCCATACTCAATGACAAAGCAGTCGACGTAGAGGAGAAGCAACCGGTGCCCCACAAATCGGTGCAAGATTTAGTGGATGAGGCGCCACCACAAGTGCAACATGTGCAGCTCACAATACGCAAACCGCCGGCGCGACAACGACGCAGTGGCCAGGCGGATAAGGAGCCAGTGGTGCTATCACAGGAGGTGACACCTGTGCTCAGTTTCAGCAGCTTCGGCAAGACCTTCGATCAGGATCCCACCAATCTACGCACTTCGTACGCCCAATCGCTGGAACAGTGCAACATCGATGTGCCGCCGACCCagcccagcagcaacagttgccacaACAAAGCAGCACAGCCAGTTCGTATGCTGCCCAAGCGTCGCTTCCAGAGCACCACAGCCAAGCAGCGTAGTCTGGTGAGCAGCACGCCCAATCTTTCTGCCTTTGATGGCGGTGGCCAGGAGACGGAGGATGACATCTATGTGAGCAGTGCGCACAATTCAATGCATCAGCTGCCACAAACAGCCGCACAACCGAAGCCATTGGGCATCTTATTGCCAGCTGGATCACGTAACTCGTTCAGCAAAGAGGTGAGCTTTTGCCCTGTGGTCAGCAAATATTCCTGGCAAGAACAATCTTCGGAGGAGCCGCCAGAGGAACAGAGCAGCGatcaggaggaggaggatgacGATGGgcaagaggaggaggaggataaCGATGCCACTGTTATTTATAACACCAAAGAGAACGAGAATATTGCTGCGCGCTACAatgcagagcagcagcaacaacagctaagggcactgcaacaacagcatctgCAGTTAACAGcgacgcaacagcagcagcagttaacAGCGTCGCAACAGCAGCTAAGAGAAACGCAGCAGCGAGAGCAGCGTGAACAAAGAGCGCCAGAGCGTGAGTGTGCGATCGATGAGAAGAGCGCAGAGAGCGATGATAACAACGAAAACATCGCTAGCGCGGACACAAACCAGCAGCAAacgacgcagcagcaacagcagcagccacaaacgAAAACATCGCAAACATCGCAGCcagcaacgacgacggcggTTTCAGTGCCAAGCGTCACTGCTGCCGTCAGTCTTGAAACACGCGTCGTCGCGAGCTCGTCGTCCGCGCTCGTCGCTCCAGTTCCAGCCACAGTTCCACATCCAGTTACCGTTCAAGTGCCAGTTGCAAATAATTTGCCAACGCGTCCCTTAAGCCTGCACTTGCCCATCTTAAGTGAACCGCCCACAAATCGCGCTCATCACATTTTGTACGCctcgcagcagctgctgcagcgttACGACAACGATATTGACATCGACGACGTCGATCATCATCGTCACTTTGATCGCAGCAACATGTCGAAATCATCGCAATCCGTCTCCTTGACGcccagtggcaacaacaacgaatcGCCGCTGAAGCAACGCGCAAATAAAACAGATGAAAAGCATCCCAGCTCAAAGAGTTTTCTATCGCGTTTCGCGCACGGTTTGCGTTTCTCGTTGCGTcgcaagaagaagcagcagcaacaacaacagcagcagcagcaacaacaacagccggcgacaacaacaaaggccGCCAAGCAGAGCGCAAAACAAACGCAGCAGAGCAATGGCAAATCACAGGATATCGTACACATACCCCTTAAACCGCCacgcagcaacagcggcgCACTCGACGACAGCAACATCTCGGAGGCGAGCACAGCGAGCATGCACAGCCGccaaaccacaacaacagctgagTTGGAACAGTTGCCCAAAACGTCAACGCTGCAGAAGCTGGTCACAGGCAAACCGCCGTTGCCCAAGCAGCCGCCTCGTCTGACGCATGCGCCAACCAGTGCTGCCCATCAGCAACAACCGGCAGCTGTGGCTGTCTCCAGTGCTGCCCATGCCAGCAATGCTCTGTTGGATGCCGAAAGGGAACAGTATGCGGCATTTGCCAAACAGTTGACATCGGGCCACCAGCAGACAAACACAACAGCGATGCGCGAAACGGAAACGGTTGCGGGCGTAACGGGTACAGAATCGCCATCGCGTGCTAGCGTTGCACAAAAGACGCAAATGTTCAATCAGCTGGGCGCCGGTGCATCGTCGCGTCCCCTCACCATGGTCACCGCGGTGCCGGTTGCTGTCTCGCCCATGCTGGACAATAAGATGGGTCTCATCGAGACCAATTTGGACACACACGAAACGGTTATATCGGGCAAGACGCGTTCGTTGATGGACATCACTTGCAATCCAGTGCATCAGCAGCACAAACGTTATTTGGTCAAACGGTTGAATGTGACCAGTGCTGCTTATGATGTTGAgcatgaagatgatgatgacgatgacgacgttGATGGGCAAGGGGGTCAGCACATCAAAACATCGAATCAGGCGAGCGGAGTGCAAATTGCATCGGTGCGAAGACCGCACAAAAGCATGGAATTTCTGTTGGATAAAGAGAATCAAAAGAATGTTTTG CCACCTGAGAATGAGCTACAGAAATCGCACGATCACAATCCGGCCGCCCTGAGCGAGCATCAGCTGCGTGTGCAGGCTTCGCTGCAGCGTCTGAACATCCCCGACTGGTTCCGGCAATACAATCAAAATGCCGCACGCTCGCCAGATGGCGCCTGTGCTGCGGCTGGCGGAACATCGGCGACATCTGGCGGCTACAAGCCGGGCAACTTTACAAGGAAACGCACACAGGATTCGGGACGCTGGCAGGGTCTCAACTCGAAGACGACTTCGCTCAGTTCGCTGGGATCACAGCGCTCCGATCGTAGTCCCCTGCTGTTGAGTCCCTCGGCGCACAGTCACCACGGTGGCCAGAGCAGCAGTGTCGTCGGCTCTGCGGTGGGtggccatcatcatcatagcCATCATGCTCAGGGTGTGGGCGCCACACGTTGGTCCACCTCGCATCTGAACTCCACGCAGACGTCACCGAGTGTCTCGCAACGCGGCAGCTTTGCTCGCGGCGCGCCCATCAACAGCAGCTTCATGTCGGTggccagcggcagcagcgccGGCGCCGGCAGCGTGCTGAGGAACTCCTATCGTCAGCCTTATCTGGGCTGGCGCAGCACAGAGAAGCTCTCGCAGCGCACGCCACATGAAAG GCTCGCCAACTCGCTGCTGGCGCAACGAACGTCGCCTACATCTGCCACAGCGGCAACCACAGCGAATGGAGTGCGTTCCCTGCAGCCCGTGACACCGGAAATCCAGAGCTCCATCAAGGAGGTGACCTCGGCCATTGTGCACTACGTGAACGATCAGACGttgctacagcaacaacaacagcgcagCCGCTCGGCTAGCCCCAATTCTAG CTACCTGTAA